In one Asterias amurensis chromosome 9, ASM3211899v1 genomic region, the following are encoded:
- the LOC139941544 gene encoding uncharacterized protein: protein MYITITTTPPSQAEIMTTSGPPTLEALERSMEQSGLILTKKNIAEEESFVVELQEVFNVGYLTLHPLLALPVSWAAAKLHPAPNRPLNTDLFDEPDEVLDIAAVVAFPKAVEKLQIPAQLEVFRCSRISLPPKKEGGPTEDALLIYSYKSQENNNETAINDADQQ, encoded by the exons ATGTATATCACCATAACAACGACACCACCATCCCAAGCTGAAATAATGACGACCTCCGGCCCACCCACCCTCGAGGCCCTGGAGCGTTCCATGGAGCAATCAGGTCTTATCCTCACCAAGAAGAACATTGCAGAGGAAGAGTCCTTCGTCGTTGAGCTCCAGGAAGTCTTCAACGTGGGTTACCTGACCCTACACCCCTTGCTCGCACTCCCAGTGAGTTGGGCTGCAGCGAAGCTACACCCAGCGCCCAACAGACCTCTGAACACTGACCTGTTTGACGAACCGGATGAGGTGCTTGATATCGCTGCTGTTGTGGCTTTCCCCAAGGCAGTGGAGAAACTGCAGATTCCCGCTCAGTTGGAAGTGTTCAGATGCAGTAGAATATcg CTTCCACCAAAGAAAGAAGGCGGACCCACAGAAGATGCACTCCTCATCTACTCGTACAAAAGTCAGGAAAACAACAATGAAACAGCAATCAACGATGCAGACCAGCAGTAG